In Streptomyces sp. NBC_00414, a single window of DNA contains:
- a CDS encoding DUF3533 domain-containing protein: MARTAEAPPKSFLDEVKDAVTPRATLLVIGVVALQLLFIASYVGALHHPKPKDVAFGVVAPGAAAGQTVARLEKLPGEPLDPRTLTDEATARKQIANRDIDGALLVDPGGTTDTLLVASGGGKTLSNALIALTTELEKNQGRTVRTVDVVPADAQDANGLTPFYLVVGWCVGGYLCASALAISAGARPANLRRAVIRLASMALVSIVGGLGGAVIVGPVLGALPGSVAALWGLGALITFAVGAATLALQCVFGIVGIGVAVLLVVILGNPSAGGALPPPMLPPFWKAIGPALPPGAGTWATRSIAYFKSNDITASLLVLSAWAAVGTAITLAAGSRREQAQPRDF, encoded by the coding sequence ATGGCACGGACAGCAGAGGCCCCGCCCAAGTCCTTCCTCGACGAGGTCAAGGACGCGGTCACCCCACGGGCCACGCTGCTCGTCATCGGCGTGGTCGCCCTGCAGCTGCTCTTCATCGCCTCGTACGTGGGGGCGCTGCACCATCCGAAGCCGAAGGACGTGGCATTCGGGGTGGTCGCGCCGGGCGCCGCCGCCGGGCAGACGGTGGCCCGGCTCGAAAAGCTGCCCGGCGAGCCCCTGGATCCCCGGACGCTCACCGACGAGGCGACGGCACGTAAGCAGATCGCGAACCGTGACATCGACGGCGCCCTGCTGGTCGACCCGGGCGGCACCACCGACACCCTGCTGGTCGCCTCCGGCGGCGGCAAGACCCTGTCCAACGCCCTGATCGCGCTCACCACCGAGCTGGAGAAGAACCAGGGGCGCACGGTACGGACCGTCGACGTGGTCCCGGCCGACGCCCAGGACGCCAACGGGCTCACCCCGTTCTACCTGGTCGTCGGCTGGTGCGTGGGCGGCTATCTGTGCGCGTCGGCGCTGGCGATCAGCGCGGGTGCCCGGCCGGCCAATCTCCGGCGCGCGGTGATCCGGCTCGCCTCCATGGCCCTGGTCTCGATCGTCGGCGGACTCGGCGGGGCGGTCATCGTGGGACCGGTGCTGGGAGCGCTGCCGGGGAGCGTGGCCGCCCTCTGGGGACTCGGCGCGCTCATCACCTTCGCGGTGGGAGCCGCCACGCTCGCGCTCCAGTGCGTCTTCGGGATCGTCGGCATCGGAGTGGCCGTGCTGCTGGTGGTGATCCTGGGCAATCCGAGCGCGGGCGGCGCCCTCCCTCCGCCGATGCTGCCACCGTTCTGGAAGGCGATCGGCCCGGCTCTGCCCCCGGGCGCCGGCACCTGGGCGACCCGCTCGATCGCCTATTTCAAGAGCAACGACATCACCGCCTCACTCCTGGTCCTCTCGGCCTGGGCAGCCGTGGGAACAGCGATCACCTTGGCGGCGGGCTCCCGACGCGAGCAGGCTCAACCCCGCGACTTTTAG
- a CDS encoding DNA polymerase III subunit alpha yields MSGFTHLHTASGFSLRYGASHPERLAERASERGMDALALTDRDTVAGAVRFAKACATQGVRPLFGVDLAVEEPVRNSAGESSGRRSGRESAGGPVRGERRRAPVRGGAFVDESAPRVTFLARDGARGWADLCRIVTAAHAGEGRPWLPWAENHAEGLTVLLGPASDVGRALTAGRPDRAVKLLAPWREVYGDALRLEAVWHGREGTGPGSLRLAARTVGFAAEQGVRPVLANAVRYADPGAGPVADVLDAARRLVPIDPRKELDSGEAWLKGADAMLAAAERVVEAAGYRRDTAHRLLDRTRATAAECLVDPEDDLGIGTVHFPEPHLVGAGRRTAQRVLASRAAEGMMRLGHDRSSRAREYWERMHRELDIIAHHHFASYFLTVSQVVDDVRGMGVRVAARGSGAGSLVNHLIGIAHADPVEHGLLMERFLSKRRAVLPDIDIDVESARRIEVYRAIIGRFGTERVATVAMPETYRVRHAVRDVGAALSMDPADIDRIAKSFPHIRARDARAALAELPELRSLAEEFQQKGAKYGKYGRLWELVESLDALPRGVAMHPCGVLLSDASLLARTPVVPTSGEGLPMSQFDKEDVEDLGLLKLDVLGVRMQSAMAHAVAEVERATGDHVDLDAVAAEEGDPETYRLIRSTETLGCFQIESPGQRDLVGRLQPATFHDLVVDISLFRPGPVAADMVRPFIEARHGRAPVRYPHPDLEKPLKGTYGVVVFHEQVIDIVDIMTGCGRGEADRVRRGLSDPESQGRIRFWFAQHAASRGYDAQTIARTWEIVEAFGAYGFCKAHAVAFAVPTYQSAWLKAHHPAAFYAGLLTHDPGMYPKRLLLADARRRGVPILPLDVNRSSVAHSIELVSESEGFEGAGGSEKASEEISGKTWGVRLALSDVHGISEAEAARIAEGRPYASLLDFWERARPSRPLAGRLAQVGALDTFGANRRDLQLHLTELHRGARGGGGSQLPLGGGQETASAGLPDLSSAERLSAELGVLSMDASRNLMDDHRKFLDELGVVTARRLRAAKHGETVLVAGAKAATQTPPIRSGKRVIFTTLDDGTGLLDLAFFDDSHDTCAHTVFHSWLLLVRGVVQRRGPRSLSVVGAAAWNLADLMELRDAEGLDGVAMRLAEPQGGPAGEPGGGAGAEGGSRGAGDPTGGRRIQLPTGYEMHPWADLRPAGEGPASGKKLWHQSPGSAG; encoded by the coding sequence GTGTCCGGCTTCACGCATCTGCACACCGCTTCCGGGTTCTCCCTGCGGTACGGGGCCTCCCATCCGGAGCGTCTCGCCGAGCGTGCCTCGGAGCGGGGCATGGACGCGCTGGCGCTCACCGACCGGGACACCGTCGCGGGCGCGGTCCGCTTCGCCAAGGCCTGCGCCACGCAGGGGGTGCGCCCGCTGTTCGGGGTCGACCTCGCGGTCGAAGAGCCGGTCAGGAACTCCGCCGGGGAATCCTCCGGCAGGAGGTCCGGCAGGGAGTCCGCCGGAGGGCCTGTACGGGGAGAGCGGCGCCGGGCTCCCGTGCGCGGCGGTGCCTTCGTCGACGAGTCGGCGCCCCGGGTGACCTTCCTCGCCCGGGACGGCGCGAGGGGCTGGGCCGATCTCTGCAGAATCGTTACTGCCGCGCATGCGGGGGAAGGGCGGCCATGGCTGCCCTGGGCGGAGAACCACGCCGAGGGACTGACCGTGCTGCTCGGCCCGGCCTCCGACGTCGGCCGCGCGCTCACCGCCGGACGACCCGACCGGGCCGTGAAACTGCTCGCGCCCTGGCGGGAGGTGTACGGCGACGCCCTGCGCCTCGAAGCGGTCTGGCACGGCCGCGAGGGCACCGGGCCCGGTTCCCTGCGGCTGGCCGCCCGTACCGTCGGCTTCGCCGCCGAGCAGGGGGTGCGCCCGGTGCTCGCCAACGCCGTCCGGTACGCCGACCCCGGCGCGGGCCCGGTCGCCGACGTGCTGGACGCCGCCCGCCGACTGGTCCCCATCGACCCCCGCAAGGAACTGGACAGCGGCGAGGCCTGGCTCAAGGGCGCGGATGCCATGCTCGCCGCCGCCGAACGGGTCGTCGAGGCCGCCGGCTACCGCCGTGACACCGCCCATCGGCTGCTCGACCGGACCAGGGCCACCGCCGCCGAGTGCCTGGTCGACCCGGAGGACGACCTCGGGATCGGCACCGTGCACTTCCCCGAGCCGCACCTCGTCGGTGCCGGGCGCCGCACCGCGCAGCGCGTACTGGCCTCGCGGGCGGCGGAGGGAATGATGCGGCTCGGACACGACCGCTCCTCCCGGGCACGTGAGTACTGGGAGCGGATGCACCGCGAGCTGGACATCATCGCCCACCACCACTTCGCCTCCTACTTCCTGACGGTCTCTCAAGTCGTGGACGACGTCAGGGGGATGGGCGTCAGGGTCGCCGCCCGCGGCTCCGGGGCGGGCTCGCTCGTCAACCACCTCATCGGCATCGCGCACGCCGACCCCGTCGAACACGGCCTGCTGATGGAACGCTTCCTGTCCAAGCGCCGCGCGGTCCTGCCCGACATCGACATCGACGTGGAGTCCGCGCGCCGCATCGAGGTCTATCGCGCGATCATCGGCCGGTTCGGCACCGAACGGGTCGCGACGGTGGCGATGCCGGAGACGTACCGGGTGCGGCACGCGGTACGGGACGTCGGCGCGGCCCTGTCCATGGACCCGGCCGACATCGACCGCATCGCCAAGTCCTTCCCGCACATCCGCGCCCGCGACGCCCGCGCGGCGCTGGCGGAACTGCCCGAACTCCGTTCCCTGGCGGAGGAGTTCCAGCAGAAAGGGGCGAAGTACGGGAAGTATGGAAGGCTGTGGGAGCTGGTGGAGTCATTGGACGCCCTGCCGCGCGGAGTCGCCATGCACCCGTGCGGGGTCCTCCTCTCCGACGCCTCGCTCCTCGCCCGTACGCCGGTCGTGCCGACCAGCGGTGAAGGGCTCCCCATGTCGCAGTTCGACAAGGAGGACGTCGAGGATCTCGGGCTGCTCAAACTCGACGTGCTGGGCGTGCGGATGCAGTCCGCGATGGCGCACGCGGTGGCCGAGGTGGAGCGGGCGACAGGGGACCATGTCGACCTGGACGCCGTCGCAGCCGAGGAGGGCGACCCGGAGACGTACCGGCTCATCCGGTCCACCGAGACGCTGGGCTGCTTCCAGATCGAGTCGCCGGGACAGCGGGACCTGGTCGGCAGGCTCCAGCCCGCGACCTTCCACGACCTCGTCGTCGACATCTCGCTCTTCCGCCCCGGACCGGTCGCGGCCGACATGGTGCGGCCGTTCATCGAGGCACGGCACGGCCGCGCGCCGGTCCGCTATCCGCACCCGGATCTGGAGAAACCACTGAAGGGCACGTACGGGGTCGTGGTCTTCCACGAGCAGGTCATCGACATCGTCGACATCATGACCGGCTGCGGGCGGGGCGAGGCGGACCGGGTGCGGCGCGGGCTGTCCGACCCCGAGTCGCAGGGGCGGATCCGCTTCTGGTTCGCGCAGCACGCGGCCTCACGGGGGTACGACGCGCAGACGATCGCCCGCACCTGGGAGATCGTCGAGGCCTTCGGGGCGTACGGCTTCTGCAAGGCGCACGCGGTCGCCTTCGCCGTGCCGACCTACCAGTCGGCGTGGCTGAAGGCGCACCACCCGGCCGCCTTCTACGCCGGGCTGCTCACCCACGACCCCGGGATGTACCCGAAGCGGCTGCTGCTCGCGGACGCGCGACGGCGGGGGGTGCCGATCCTGCCGTTGGACGTGAACCGGTCTTCGGTCGCACACAGTATCGAACTGGTGTCTGAATCTGAGGGCTTCGAAGGAGCCGGAGGGTCCGAGAAGGCTTCCGAGGAGATCTCCGGGAAGACCTGGGGTGTCCGGCTCGCGCTCTCCGACGTGCACGGGATCAGTGAGGCCGAGGCGGCCCGGATCGCGGAAGGGCGGCCGTACGCCTCGCTGCTCGACTTCTGGGAACGGGCCCGGCCGAGCCGTCCACTGGCCGGACGGCTCGCGCAGGTGGGCGCGTTGGACACCTTCGGCGCCAACCGCCGTGACCTGCAACTGCACTTGACCGAGCTGCACCGGGGCGCACGCGGTGGTGGCGGATCCCAACTCCCGCTGGGCGGTGGGCAGGAGACCGCTTCGGCCGGGCTGCCCGACCTCTCCTCGGCGGAGCGGCTCAGTGCCGAACTGGGCGTGCTCTCCATGGATGCCTCGCGCAACCTGATGGACGATCACCGGAAGTTCCTGGACGAGCTGGGCGTCGTCACGGCGCGCCGGCTGCGGGCGGCCAAGCACGGCGAGACGGTACTGGTCGCGGGTGCCAAGGCGGCCACCCAGACACCGCCGATCCGCTCCGGCAAGCGGGTCATCTTCACCACCCTGGACGACGGTACGGGCCTGCTCGACCTGGCCTTCTTCGACGACTCCCACGACACGTGCGCGCACACCGTCTTCCACTCCTGGCTCCTGCTCGTACGCGGAGTGGTGCAACGGCGCGGCCCGCGCAGCCTCAGCGTGGTCGGGGCGGCCGCCTGGAACCTCGCCGACCTGATGGAACTGCGGGACGCGGAAGGACTGGACGGAGTGGCGATGAGACTGGCCGAACCACAGGGAGGGCCCGCGGGAGAGCCTGGGGGAGGAGCTGGGGCCGAGGGCGGTTCCCGGGGCGCGGGGGATCCGACGGGCGGCCGTCGAATCCAGCTGCCCACGGGATACGAAATGCATCCGTGGGCGGATCTGCGTCCGGCGGGCGAAGGGCCCGCGAGCGGAAAGAAGTTGTGGCACCAGAGCCCGGGGAGTGCGGGATGA
- a CDS encoding DNA polymerase Y family protein — translation MTILCVRFQLPPMYEAALPGLLGTLEEFTPVVEALPPDGALADLRGAERYFRRDVVELAALIRVRALAWHGVDCAIGAGPGPMFARMALREAAPGQTRVVPEGPRALKEFLEERPVRALPGVGTATARTLCEYGLDSIGKVAAAPLSTLQRLTSARTGRELHEMAQGIDRGRVVPNAVSRSLAAERPFPRDELDPARHRRALLSAAGELGARLRALEKVCRTLTLTVRYADRSATTRSRTLPEPTAHSSALTDAAYRMYEGLGLQRARVRGVALRAEGLDPAEQASYQLTFDPVDEKVRRLEEVADRVREKFGAGAVVSGALAA, via the coding sequence ATGACCATTCTCTGCGTACGTTTCCAGCTGCCGCCGATGTACGAGGCCGCCCTGCCCGGGCTCCTCGGCACGTTGGAGGAGTTCACCCCCGTCGTCGAGGCGCTGCCGCCCGACGGGGCGCTGGCCGATCTGCGGGGCGCCGAACGGTACTTCCGGCGGGACGTCGTCGAACTGGCCGCGCTGATCCGGGTACGGGCGCTCGCCTGGCACGGCGTCGACTGCGCGATCGGGGCCGGCCCCGGCCCGATGTTCGCGCGGATGGCCCTGCGGGAAGCCGCACCCGGGCAGACCCGGGTGGTCCCCGAAGGCCCCCGCGCCCTCAAGGAGTTCCTGGAGGAGCGGCCCGTGCGGGCGCTGCCCGGAGTCGGCACCGCCACTGCCCGCACCCTGTGCGAGTACGGCCTGGACAGCATCGGCAAGGTGGCCGCCGCGCCGCTGTCCACACTGCAACGGCTCACCAGCGCCCGTACCGGCCGCGAACTGCACGAGATGGCGCAGGGCATCGACCGCGGCCGGGTCGTGCCGAACGCCGTCTCCCGGTCGCTGGCCGCCGAACGGCCTTTCCCGCGCGACGAGTTGGACCCCGCCCGGCACCGGCGCGCACTGCTCTCCGCCGCCGGGGAACTGGGCGCACGGCTGCGCGCCCTGGAGAAGGTGTGCCGCACGCTCACCCTCACCGTCCGCTACGCCGACCGCTCCGCCACCACCCGCAGCCGTACGCTCCCCGAGCCGACCGCCCACTCCTCGGCGCTCACCGACGCCGCGTACCGCATGTACGAGGGGCTCGGTCTGCAGCGGGCCCGGGTCCGTGGCGTCGCTCTGCGGGCCGAGGGTCTCGACCCCGCCGAACAGGCCTCCTACCAGCTCACCTTCGATCCGGTGGACGAGAAGGTGCGGCGTCTTGAGGAGGTGGCGGATCGGGTGCGGGAGAAGTTCGGGGCGGGGGCGGTGGTGTCGGGCGCGTTGGCGGCGTAG
- a CDS encoding esterase/lipase family protein — MLPWKHLLRPLSALLLAAAVTIVPAATATAAPDRAESAPSRGWNDYSCKPSAAHPHPVVLVHGTFANSVDNWLGLAPYLVNRDYCVFALDYGQLPGVPLVHGLGPIDKSAEQLKVFVDKVLAATGAAEADLVGHSQGGMMPRHYLKFLGGAAKVNALVGIAPDNHGTTLNGLAGLLRYFPAAGDLLSTATPALADQVAGSPFLTRLNAGGDTVPGVRYTVIATRYDEVVTPYRSQFLDGPNVRNVLIQDLCALDLSEHAALGLADRIAFHEVANALDPSHATPTTCLSAIG, encoded by the coding sequence ATGCTGCCCTGGAAGCACCTGCTCAGACCCCTGTCGGCGCTGCTGCTGGCCGCCGCGGTCACCATCGTCCCCGCCGCCACCGCCACCGCTGCCCCCGACCGTGCCGAAAGCGCCCCCAGCAGGGGCTGGAACGACTACTCCTGCAAGCCGTCCGCCGCACACCCGCACCCCGTCGTCCTCGTCCACGGCACCTTCGCCAACTCCGTCGACAACTGGCTGGGCCTCGCGCCCTACCTGGTGAACCGCGACTACTGCGTCTTCGCCCTCGACTACGGGCAGCTCCCCGGCGTACCCCTCGTCCACGGCCTCGGCCCCATCGACAAGTCGGCGGAACAGCTGAAGGTCTTCGTCGACAAGGTGCTCGCGGCGACCGGAGCGGCCGAGGCGGACCTCGTCGGCCACTCCCAGGGCGGAATGATGCCCCGCCACTACCTGAAGTTCCTCGGTGGCGCCGCCAAGGTGAACGCCCTCGTCGGCATCGCGCCCGACAACCACGGCACCACCCTGAACGGACTGGCCGGTCTGCTGCGGTACTTCCCCGCCGCGGGCGACCTGCTCTCGACGGCCACCCCGGCCCTCGCCGACCAGGTGGCCGGCTCCCCCTTCCTCACCAGGCTCAACGCGGGTGGCGACACCGTGCCGGGCGTCCGCTACACGGTCATCGCCACGCGGTACGACGAGGTCGTCACGCCGTACCGCTCGCAGTTCCTCGACGGCCCGAACGTACGCAACGTCCTGATCCAGGACCTGTGCGCACTCGACCTCTCCGAGCACGCGGCACTCGGGCTCGCCGACCGGATCGCCTTCCACGAGGTGGCGAACGCCCTGGACCCGTCCCACGCCACCCCCACGACCTGCCTGTCGGCGATCGGCTAG
- a CDS encoding lytic polysaccharide monooxygenase auxiliary activity family 9 protein translates to MPARHQAARIATVVAVGVAPLALTALAAAPAAAHGSMTDPVSRVAACFAEGPENPKSAACKAAVAASGTQALYDWNGVNIANAAGKSKQIIPDGKLCSAANDKYKGLDLARADWPATQLTSGNRTFRYKGTAPHKGSFELYVTKDGYDPTKPLKWSDLESKPFLKVTDPQLRNGDYVFSGVVPVKSGRHLIYSIWQRSDSPEAFYTCSDVVFGEGGAGAEASAAPAASAPSDEEIADGADESSVEHGGHGDDDPKTQATVTAAADTKSDSESGTDSGAEETAGAGAGDAAEAAGGSGSDAEPAGESANLAETGGSDSTAYIAVGGAAALAIGAAAMFASVRRRAGVRR, encoded by the coding sequence ATGCCCGCTCGCCACCAGGCCGCCCGCATCGCCACCGTCGTCGCGGTCGGCGTCGCCCCGCTCGCCCTGACCGCGCTCGCCGCCGCTCCCGCCGCCGCGCACGGCTCGATGACGGACCCGGTGAGCCGGGTCGCGGCCTGCTTCGCGGAGGGACCGGAGAACCCGAAGTCCGCCGCCTGCAAGGCCGCGGTCGCGGCCAGTGGCACGCAGGCCCTCTACGACTGGAACGGCGTCAACATCGCCAACGCCGCCGGGAAGTCGAAGCAGATCATCCCCGACGGGAAGCTGTGCAGTGCCGCCAACGACAAGTACAAGGGCCTCGACCTGGCCCGCGCCGACTGGCCGGCCACGCAGCTGACCTCCGGCAACCGCACCTTCCGCTACAAGGGGACCGCCCCGCACAAGGGTTCGTTCGAGCTGTACGTCACCAAGGACGGGTACGACCCGACGAAGCCGCTGAAGTGGTCGGACCTGGAGTCGAAGCCGTTCCTCAAGGTCACCGACCCGCAGTTGCGCAACGGCGACTACGTCTTCAGTGGGGTCGTGCCGGTCAAGTCGGGCCGTCACCTCATCTACTCGATCTGGCAGCGCTCGGATTCCCCCGAGGCCTTCTACACCTGCTCGGACGTCGTCTTCGGCGAGGGCGGCGCGGGTGCGGAGGCCTCGGCGGCCCCGGCCGCGTCGGCGCCGTCCGACGAGGAGATCGCGGACGGTGCCGACGAGTCGTCCGTGGAGCACGGGGGGCACGGTGACGACGACCCGAAGACGCAGGCCACGGTCACGGCTGCCGCGGACACGAAGTCGGACTCGGAGTCCGGCACCGACTCCGGGGCCGAGGAGACCGCCGGAGCCGGAGCCGGCGACGCGGCCGAGGCGGCCGGTGGATCCGGCAGTGACGCCGAACCCGCCGGGGAGTCGGCGAACCTCGCCGAGACCGGTGGGTCCGACTCGACCGCGTACATCGCGGTGGGTGGGGCGGCGGCCCTGGCGATCGGCGCGGCGGCGATGTTCGCCTCCGTTCGCCGGCGGGCGGGCGTCCGCCGGTAG
- a CDS encoding GNAT family N-acetyltransferase has translation MTDSSRETEIRPAVAADVAAVKAVTDAAYHHYIERIGIVPQPMRADHAAEVAAGRVFVTGEPVVGLVVIEAREDHLFLDNIAVRPDAHGQGVGRRLLAFVDAHARALGLPEVRLRTHAMMWENQRLYPRYGYELVERRVDGPYDRLHYRKRLAP, from the coding sequence ATGACAGACAGTTCGCGGGAGACGGAGATCCGGCCGGCCGTCGCCGCCGACGTGGCCGCCGTGAAGGCCGTGACCGATGCGGCGTACCACCACTACATCGAGCGCATCGGGATCGTGCCGCAGCCCATGCGGGCGGACCACGCGGCCGAGGTCGCCGCCGGGCGGGTCTTCGTCACGGGGGAGCCCGTGGTCGGGCTCGTGGTGATCGAGGCGCGCGAGGACCATCTGTTCCTCGACAACATCGCCGTCCGCCCCGACGCCCATGGACAGGGCGTGGGACGGCGGCTGCTCGCCTTCGTGGACGCACACGCACGGGCTCTGGGCCTGCCCGAGGTCAGGCTCCGCACGCACGCCATGATGTGGGAGAACCAGCGGCTCTACCCCCGGTACGGGTACGAACTCGTGGAGCGCCGTGTGGACGGCCCCTACGACCGGCTCCACTACCGCAAGCGGCTCGCACCCTGA
- a CDS encoding class I SAM-dependent methyltransferase, which yields MTSNSTGGERSGIDWDAESDTFDDEPDHGLRDPAVREAWAARLRGWLPRGPSDVLDLGCGTGSLSLLASEARHRVTGVDLSPRMVALARAKLAGRDAAFLVGDAAAPPVGEQRFDVVLVRHVLWALPEPGRVLRHWRGLLRPGGRLVLIEGVWGTVSPVGMSADRLTDLLAPLAADIRVERLSDDSLLWGREVTDERYAVIAVP from the coding sequence ATGACGAGTAACAGCACTGGTGGAGAGCGGTCCGGCATCGACTGGGACGCGGAGTCCGACACCTTCGACGACGAGCCGGACCACGGGCTGCGGGACCCCGCCGTGCGCGAGGCATGGGCGGCCAGGCTGCGTGGCTGGCTGCCCCGCGGCCCGTCCGACGTGCTCGATCTGGGCTGCGGCACGGGGAGCCTGTCACTCCTCGCGTCCGAGGCGCGGCACCGGGTCACCGGGGTCGACCTCTCGCCCCGCATGGTCGCACTGGCCCGCGCCAAACTGGCCGGACGGGACGCCGCGTTCCTGGTCGGTGACGCGGCTGCCCCGCCCGTCGGGGAGCAGCGGTTCGACGTAGTCCTCGTCCGCCATGTGCTGTGGGCACTGCCCGAACCCGGCCGCGTCCTGCGGCACTGGCGCGGGTTGTTGCGCCCCGGCGGGCGGCTCGTCCTCATAGAGGGCGTCTGGGGGACGGTGAGCCCGGTCGGCATGTCCGCCGACCGGCTCACCGATCTGCTCGCGCCCCTCGCCGCGGACATCCGCGTGGAGCGGCTGTCGGACGACTCCCTGCTGTGGGGCCGGGAAGTGACGGACGAGCGCTATGCGGTGATCGCTGTGCCGTGA
- a CDS encoding DUF402 domain-containing protein: protein MSVNSADPSGRFEAPKTVDVVLVKAGRTKIRYPADLLHDDGTHVVVRAAWAGAGVRDFGFVRFEPGDVFTEHYWRDRWYSVKEVRTSEGALKGWYCDIARPADVAPGEVVCEDLDLDLWRSADGRTVVRLDEDEFAASGLETTDPQAASAARAALDELERIAHEGDFEALLT from the coding sequence ATGTCCGTGAACTCGGCTGATCCCTCGGGCCGGTTCGAGGCCCCGAAGACCGTGGACGTCGTCCTGGTCAAGGCGGGCCGTACGAAGATCCGGTATCCGGCCGACCTGCTCCACGACGACGGGACGCACGTCGTCGTCCGCGCGGCCTGGGCAGGGGCCGGCGTCCGCGACTTCGGCTTCGTGCGCTTCGAGCCGGGCGACGTCTTCACCGAGCACTACTGGCGGGACCGCTGGTACTCGGTGAAGGAGGTCCGCACCTCCGAGGGCGCGCTCAAGGGCTGGTACTGCGACATCGCCCGCCCGGCCGACGTCGCTCCGGGCGAGGTGGTCTGCGAGGACCTCGACCTGGACCTGTGGCGCTCCGCCGACGGCAGGACCGTAGTGCGTCTGGACGAGGACGAGTTCGCGGCAAGCGGTCTGGAGACCACCGACCCGCAGGCCGCGTCCGCCGCCCGGGCCGCTCTGGACGAGCTCGAACGCATCGCCCACGAAGGCGACTTCGAGGCACTGCTGACCTAG
- a CDS encoding GNAT family N-acetyltransferase — MTVIVRDFRIQDAGDAEGFSRIRRLALPYMLSTAESVLHDVAHAHPDAHFRPLVAEEDGELIGTANTGVVYDSPQPGQGYLNVYVHPERRGRGAGSLLVRAAEEHLAEVSAQKLFAWVLDEPANRAFAERRGYGASRSAHFLRLDLANAPLPSRPEPPVGVELRTAADFADDPRPLFELDAETLADEPSDIAHEFTDYEAWLKETWHHPLLSHELTSVAVVDGRPAAFSAARTDGGTRYGTVMTGTARAHRGRGLAKLAKSDSLLRARAAGFTEAFTGNDSGNGPMLAINKWFGYEICATEVQHVRELG, encoded by the coding sequence ATGACTGTGATCGTCCGCGACTTCCGAATCCAGGATGCCGGGGACGCCGAGGGCTTCTCCCGCATCCGGCGTCTGGCGCTCCCCTACATGCTCTCCACTGCGGAGTCCGTCCTCCACGACGTCGCACACGCACACCCCGACGCGCACTTCCGTCCGCTGGTCGCGGAGGAGGACGGGGAGCTCATCGGCACGGCCAACACGGGTGTCGTGTACGACAGCCCGCAGCCGGGCCAGGGCTATCTGAACGTGTACGTGCACCCGGAGCGCCGGGGCCGCGGCGCCGGCTCGCTGCTCGTACGGGCCGCCGAGGAGCATCTCGCCGAGGTGTCCGCGCAGAAGCTCTTCGCCTGGGTGCTCGACGAGCCCGCGAACCGTGCCTTCGCCGAGCGGCGCGGCTACGGCGCGAGCCGCTCGGCGCACTTCCTCCGTCTCGACCTGGCGAACGCTCCCCTGCCGTCGCGCCCGGAGCCGCCCGTAGGTGTCGAACTGCGCACGGCCGCGGACTTCGCCGACGACCCGCGCCCCCTCTTCGAGCTGGACGCGGAGACGCTCGCGGACGAACCGAGCGACATCGCCCACGAGTTCACCGACTACGAGGCGTGGCTGAAGGAGACCTGGCACCACCCGCTCCTCAGTCATGAGCTGACCTCCGTCGCGGTCGTCGACGGCCGGCCCGCCGCGTTCAGCGCCGCCCGTACCGACGGTGGCACCCGCTACGGCACGGTGATGACCGGCACGGCCCGCGCCCACCGGGGACGTGGCCTCGCCAAGCTCGCCAAGAGCGACTCCCTGCTCCGCGCCCGCGCCGCCGGCTTCACGGAGGCGTTCACCGGCAACGACTCCGGCAACGGACCGATGCTGGCCATCAACAAGTGGTTCGGTTACGAGATCTGCGCCACGGAGGTACAGCATGTCCGTGAACTCGGCTGA
- a CDS encoding GntR family transcriptional regulator: MTLKIDIDDGTGIAPYEQVRAQISEQARAGALPVGYRLPTVRGLAEELGLAANTVAKAYRALESDGVIETRGRNGTLVAAAGSAADREAASAAQTYAERARRLGLSEAAALDAVRDALRAAYGESG, from the coding sequence GTGACGCTGAAGATCGACATCGATGACGGTACGGGGATCGCGCCCTACGAACAGGTACGCGCCCAGATCTCCGAGCAGGCGAGGGCCGGGGCACTGCCCGTGGGGTACCGGCTGCCGACCGTGCGGGGGCTGGCCGAGGAGCTCGGCCTCGCCGCCAACACGGTCGCCAAGGCGTACCGGGCGCTTGAGTCGGACGGGGTCATCGAGACGCGGGGGCGCAACGGCACGCTCGTCGCCGCCGCGGGCTCGGCGGCCGACCGGGAAGCCGCGTCGGCCGCGCAGACCTACGCCGAGCGCGCGCGGCGGCTCGGGTTGTCCGAGGCCGCGGCGCTCGACGCCGTCCGGGACGCGCTGCGCGCGGCTTACGGGGAATCGGGCTGA